A single window of Pseudarthrobacter psychrotolerans DNA harbors:
- the glnA gene encoding type I glutamate--ammonia ligase: MDRQQEFVLRTIEERDVRFVRLWFTDVVGSLKSVALAPAEVEGAFEEGLGFDGSAIEGLARVFEADMLAQPDPATFQILPWRGETEQTARMFCDILTPDGEPSAADPRNVLKRTLAKAADMGFTCYTHPEIEFYLLKSQEPGPDGAPIPVDEGGYFDHVPGGVAQDFRRTAVTMLEAVGISVEFSHHEAGPGQNEIDLRYADALQTADNIMTFRTVIKEVALQQGTYATFMPKPFTAHPGSGMHTHFSLFEGDTNAFYEAGAEFQLSKTARQFIAGILKHAPEFTAVTNQFVNSYKRLWGGGEAPSYLSWGHNNRSALVRVPLYKPGKGQSARIEYRGIDSAANPYLAYAVLLGAGLKGIEEGYDLPAAAEDDVWSLSSAERRAMGHDPLPASLHDAIRSMEDSELMPQILGEQVFEHFLRNKRAEWQDYRLQVTPYELQRNLGIL, translated from the coding sequence ATGGACCGCCAGCAAGAGTTTGTCCTGCGCACCATCGAGGAACGCGACGTACGCTTTGTGCGCCTGTGGTTCACCGACGTCGTAGGTTCACTCAAATCGGTGGCACTCGCGCCGGCCGAGGTTGAAGGTGCCTTTGAGGAAGGGCTCGGATTTGACGGGTCAGCCATCGAAGGCCTGGCGCGGGTCTTTGAAGCCGACATGCTGGCCCAGCCGGACCCGGCCACGTTCCAGATCCTGCCCTGGCGCGGCGAGACCGAGCAGACGGCCCGTATGTTCTGCGACATCCTCACCCCGGACGGCGAACCGTCGGCCGCCGATCCCCGTAACGTCCTGAAGCGCACGCTGGCCAAAGCTGCGGACATGGGGTTCACGTGCTACACCCACCCCGAAATCGAGTTCTACCTCCTCAAGTCCCAGGAACCCGGCCCCGACGGCGCGCCTATCCCGGTGGACGAGGGCGGCTACTTCGATCACGTTCCCGGCGGCGTGGCGCAGGATTTCCGCCGCACGGCGGTGACCATGCTGGAAGCCGTGGGTATTTCGGTGGAGTTCAGCCACCATGAAGCCGGTCCCGGCCAGAACGAGATCGACCTGCGCTATGCGGACGCCCTTCAAACCGCGGACAACATCATGACGTTCCGGACAGTTATTAAGGAAGTGGCCCTCCAACAGGGAACCTACGCCACCTTTATGCCCAAGCCTTTCACTGCCCACCCCGGCTCCGGGATGCACACGCATTTCTCGCTGTTCGAGGGCGACACCAACGCTTTTTATGAGGCGGGCGCCGAATTCCAGCTCTCCAAGACGGCCCGTCAGTTCATCGCCGGCATCCTGAAGCACGCCCCGGAGTTCACGGCTGTGACCAACCAGTTCGTGAACTCCTACAAGCGGCTCTGGGGCGGCGGCGAAGCGCCGAGCTACCTCAGCTGGGGCCACAACAACCGTTCGGCCCTGGTCCGGGTCCCGCTGTACAAGCCGGGCAAGGGCCAGTCCGCACGCATCGAATACCGGGGAATCGATTCTGCAGCGAACCCCTACCTTGCTTACGCCGTCCTGCTGGGGGCCGGGCTGAAGGGGATCGAAGAAGGCTACGACCTGCCCGCCGCAGCCGAGGACGACGTCTGGTCACTGAGCTCGGCTGAGCGCCGGGCCATGGGCCACGACCCCCTGCCCGCCAGCCTTCACGATGCCATCCGGTCCATGGAGGACTCTGAACTGATGCCACAGATCCTCGGCGAACAGGTCTTTGAGCACTTCCTGCGCAACAAGCGTGCCGAATGGCAGGACTACCGGCTTCAGGTGACGCCCTACGAACTCCAGCGCAACCTCGGCATTCTCTAG